The genomic interval CTGCACTCATTCTCTGATGAGAGAGTAgcattccttttcttttttttttacttccgttCCGTTAAACTGTAATCTTAGTAAAACCTTTGAACTTTCGGGGtaattctttttgattttcaacccCGAGGTATTATATACTTGGGCGTGTAAGAATATAAGTTGTGTTTCACTTCTCCTTCAGGCGAACGTCCTCTTGTAATTCGAATTTCGCGTGACTCAGGGACTTGAATTATTATCTAAATCACATGATCTCgactagaaagaaaaaaaaaaaaagaagggaaataaataaacgaatagcATTCGCACGTGAAACTCGTGACTCTTAATAAACTGGAGTTATAaccacgttatacgtatacgtacaggatAAAGCAGATACGCAACTATGAGGTTTACCGACGCTCCTGATTTAGGTACCGCCACAATTCCGATTATCTCTATGATTCTATCGCGTATAATCCACCAAACAAAGTCTCGCCGCGGTCGAGAGCTTAAATTCTACATTTTTAATTCTACTAATTGGACAAACAATTCCCTACCGACGTCCTCCCGATCATGTACCGTTGATACAGAGTccagcgaaaaagaaaagtgatatAATTGTGCGCCCTTGATTTTCAGCGCGAAGTCGAAGCCGTACGGGGTGTTCTCTATCTCGGGATCGCTCTGTCGATCGCGTGGATCGTCGGCGCGGCAGGATTGTCTCTGGCATGGCTCGTCCTGATCTTGGCCCTCGTAGGGACGATTTTCAAGACCCGATTGTCACGGTTGCTGCAAACGGCCCTACAGCACGAATTAGCCAGATTACGAAGGCGCAGAGCTTTGTACAAGGACGAGACGGCCGAGTGGCTGAGTCTCCTCATAAACCGATGGTGAGTCGCCTCCGTTCATCCCGAATACGAACgcgtaaaggaaaaaaatggaattcagTGCTCCCGGAATGGACATGAACGGGGCGGATGAGTTTCGATCAATCTCGTGATGTCCGGTAATATCATAAGTTGTGAGTCGAAACTGGGCGTACAACGTAGGGCCAGCTTACGAGTTTACGACAGGTGAATGAACTCCATTCGGGTACGGGGAGAGTGAGGAGTTATCCTGTAGCACGTGGCAACCGACTGTATAAGTCAGAACGGTCGTAGGACAGCCGTAGAGTATAGACATTTGTAAACATTCCACATTCCACATTCCCCTTTGCGAGCTGTGCCTTTCACGTTTTCCATGCCGGACCGTGTGCGAGGCGCGTCTCCGGTAAGCTAACTTCCTCGACCGCGCGACCGGCAACCGAGGGAACGGGGGGAAATCCATCGGTGCCTACCTGCCTACCTACTCTGTTTGGATAGTTGATAGACCTGTTCGAGTTTCGACCATTCTTGCGGAATGAATGCGAGCGGGACGCTGGACGTACGTACAAGGCAGCGTGCCCGTGAGCGCCGCTTTCAGGGAGAGAGATCTATGAAGAAAATGCCAAGAAACAAAAGGGACGAGAAGGATTGAAATACTTTCAAACTCGAGGAccttcgtttcgtttatttgatgCGTGTACGTCGTGTGTGCAGATTTAGCATAGAGATTGCGTGACGTAGAAATTACTTTGGCAACGTTTTATACACCCCCGAATTTTCATAGGCTGTGACATGAATTATTCATAGTTTACTCCTGAAATTGCAACGGtcgaaataacaattttatttatacgggGCTGCTACCGTGTCAAGGATTTAAATTTAGCGACACTACGGACTAGGTGAAGCACGTACACGGGGAAATCCGGGTAAATTTACTTGGGGGGAGATTTTCGGAAACGGAGTTTTATTCATTACATTTTTGTTGCAAACATTTCGCTGTCTAGCCTGGAAAGGATGATTTCTATGTAGTCCTAACTAATAACGGTTTTGGTtcgttcgatgaaaatcgatttttcgatatcaCGTACGTAACAGAACAAGTTTCCTTCCGGGCTGCTAACTTTTTCAAGAAAACTGGTATCGTGTCTACCGCAAAAGCGGAATGGGAATAAATTATTGAGTTATGTGATTGGATGGATAGCTTATGTTTCTTGTCGGAAGCCCTTCATCCTTTACTTATGCAGTTTCTTTTATCACGAACAAGCACTGTAACAAAATTTTACCCTCCTCGATTTATCCAAAGCATCCCAGTATTGCAGAGCCAGACTGAATTTTCCTTAGCAATGCATTTTCTCacgtaatattttttgtttttcctcttttcttttgataAACCACAAACAGTTTCTGTTTTATTATCTTCTATCTTCGTCCGCGTTTTTCACACGCAATTTAATCGGGTAAAGAAAATCAAGGCTCATACCAACCGCGGTATCTATCTATATGGGATAATATAATCGATCGGAGCTGTCGAGCATCAAAAAGTGTTGGtgtttatatatatctctCGATGTTTTTACCCACACATTTCACCCTTTTTATTACGTACAGCCATCCTGATCGCCGGGCGCGAATTCTTTTGAAttgcgaaaaagagaaataaaaaaaaaaaaaaaaaaaaaaaaaaaaacaatgaaaaaaatggtgtTTGCTTTAATTTTTGTCATGTGTTAACTATACGTCGAGTCTGCCTGTATATCAATTCTCTCAGCGTATGGAAACCCGAGTGATTTATTACCAAACCTTTAGTATTTATCGTTCATACCGCTAACTGCGATAGCGATAGTGATAGATTACGTCAAGtagaatggaatggaatagaACGGAATGAAATAGCTTTACGTGTAAGTTATACTGCACTTACACTTAGTGCCATAATTTGCATACCGGGTGACGGTGACTTTATATAGAGGCAGAAACGAGGCGGTTCAATATCGAGATCAATCTGCAAGACGTATAATGAAATATCAACAATCTCATTACTAATAAGTCTATCGAAGGATTCAGCAagtacgaaaatattttttaatctatgcATCCGCTAGAACGAAATGCATATCAGTGTAGGTTTCAAAAGGTTTATACCGCACAGTGGCATCGCTGCACATTGTTGCGCAGCAGAGTGATCGGCCTGACCATATAAATTAAATCTTGCTGAAACACACCTATTAATTTCCGCATAAATGGCAAATGTAACGGAGGCCGCGCCGGCTGGTCATGTAGGATCTACTACTGCGGAGCGTGTCTGGCTACACATAACTTTAACTACTGACTAGCGGCCGTAGCCGCATAATCGCGAATAGGGCTGATCAATTTCTAGCCGTACTACTGAAATGCGACACGGCATCGCTGCATGATCTACAATAGCGATTTTGATGGTATAGATTTTATTAACAAATAGGTCATAAAAATCATTAAGTAagttcataaaattatttgatgtTTATTACAGGTGGAGATTTAGCTCTGCGAGTATATTTGCACTCGCCAAAGAAAGATTAGAGCCCATTCTTAATGAGGCGAAACCTGGGATACTGGGTAAGCGGAGCACAGCTATTGATAAAGTCGTTGGTTTTCTCGTAGCGTCATTTTTTTAGTTTGATATAATTTAACTGCAAATTGATCCAATCAGGTCCGCTGGAATTGAGAGAACTCACTCTTGGAGAACAGACGCCATGTATAACTCGTGTTAGAGCTTTGGATTACAGCGGCGACGATGAAGGTCCCGCTGCAAGACCAGGGCTTATCAAACTTTCCGTCGAAGCAGATCTAAGACTGGATTGCGAACAATTTAGGATGCTCATAACTACCAGGCTGTTCGGAAAAGGGTGAACaatcttctttcttccttaaTTCCTTGTGTTGTCTCATTTCAACGTAACTTTCaaactttattattattcgttgttatttttacaattcaaTCGTTCGTTGACTTTTCTGATTAATTCCTGAGTTAGTCTTACCGAAAAGTTCAATGTTTTTTGTtgtcttttttaaatttgcaTGACGACTTTTTTTATACCCACATCCCTGCCCTCAGGAGTTCAAAGGTCGGCTCATCCGGAAACATTGACGAatggtatattttttatgagtttgttatttccattttttttttttttttttttctgttctctctTTGGTGtctctacaattttttattggtATAGACCATTCAGCAAATTGTTTTTATGAATTGCAGTGTAGGGATGGATGTCGATTTggctgttgaaaaattatctctgGCAGGCACGGTGCTGGCTACCTTGACACTGAATGCCTCTGCGCCTTTCCCTCATGTGACGCATCTTAGTTTGAGTTTTGTAGAAAAACCAGATGTTTGGTTCAGTGTAAGAGTTCTGCGAGCCGTACAAATGATGGAAGTTCCACTTGTCAAAACCTGGATCCATGCGGTTGTCTCTGATGCTCTTGCTAGCTGGATAGTCGATCCAGGTCATCTGGAACTCGACCTACGGGCTCAGGAAAGACCAGGTCCAGGACTCGACTGTGTCCCCAATGATGTACCTCATGGAGTTCTTACGGTTACACTTAGCCAAAGTAATGGAGCCCCAGGTAATATTACGGTATTAGAGAATAGAAAACcagaaatttattcgaaccgcaagattctctttttcttaaaCTTGAATCGAAGGTTCAGCTACTTTATACTACTTATTGCAAGTAGGAGCTGCGACGGATGAGGTCAGGTGGTTGGTGGTCACAATAGGAGACCAAAGACGAGTGACACCTCACCTTGGCCCGAGCTGGACCGAAGATGTATCTTTCCTTGTTGGGTCTTTGGAGAATGAGAGGatcaatataaaattaaaGGCCAAAAGACTTGTTAGCACTATAACACTTGCTCAGTTTGAACTAGCTCTGGGTGTGTACAATTGGGAAAATTCAACGGTGTAAGTCAgttgagaaataatttattatgcGTTGATTATTCACTTCTAAAGTCATTTTGCTACAATCAATCGTGACTTTCATATTTGCAGGGTCGACAGTGTactgcaacaaaaaaaaccatctcGTAGCAGCGCAAATATACCCAACATCAATGCTAGGCTGGAGTACAGCTCGCTGCCTGCTTTAGAACCTGATATGCCTCCGCCAGAGTTGCCGGATGAAAGCCCACATCCCTCAGGTATTGCAAGCATATAACTTTGGaacataataaaaaattagtatTCGTCCGAATGGTTATGGTCCTTAGATTTAATGACCTCTGGCTCCTGTGCCTGGTGCTTGTTTACTTGCTGTCTCTCTATAGAATCGTGATTGTGATGTTATGCATTGATATTTAATGTTTTCAGTGACacgaaaaaattcgtaccGAAAACAAAGAGCAGGTAAAATAAGACTCAGCTGAAATTTATGATGTTTGTTCCGTGATATGATTACATCTTATGTTAGGCACAATTTTACACAATTCATTTTACCGCTGGTGCACCAGAGCACATGCACATATGTGATCTACCCTCCAGCTGTGAGAGGATAAATTAACGTGCCTTGAATTACTTGTGATCATAAGACCTACTAATAATTCAATCTAATTTCATAGGTATTTTGGTGGTCTATATACATTCGGCGGAGGACCTCACTAACTGTGATTCATTTCAATGTAATCCCTATTGCATgctcttccagaatcgaaaaaaagtaagTAAATTTGCTTTATGTCATTACCTAAGAACCCTTCAGGTCccaggaataaaattttacttctAAATCATTCGTTTACTTCAGGTAAAAACAACACACTATATCCGAGGTACAAGTTCCCCAAGATGGGAGGCAAGAACACAGTTTTTAGTGCAAGACTACACCCAGGTTTCCCTGAGCTTTGTTATATGTTCGTGGAATGTATCGAAAATGGCAGACACAGACATGTTGGGTCTTGCCATGCTTTCATTGTCGCAGGTAAATACCTCAGTAGTTGATGAAGTTTGAAGTTACCcaatattgataaaattacgTGTTCTATGAATTCAGGGAACTAGGTGGATTGTCAAAAAAGAACTGAGCCTGAGCGGATCTAGTGGATCATCAACGATAACAGTCTCCGTGCTCTTCCATCCAGTAAGAAGTGTACAGCAAGTGGTTAATAGCAGACGGGGAAGCATAGCTCCGCCAGCATCGGACGATGagccaaaaatgaaaagaaatagtCTTCCGTGGATGCAGCAAgcggtaaataaaaaaacttcgacCGTACTAACAGCCGATCATGGAAATTGGATCATTGATTTCCAGAAAATGCTGTTAACTCATCGTGACGTAGATCCAGCGTCGTCGGACATATCGAGCCTCCTGTCAACCGGTAGTGGTTTGATGGAAGTCACTTTACTAAGAGCCAAAGACCTCGTTGCAAAGGATCTCAATGGATTCAGCGATCCATTTTGTGAGCTGCGATTGAACAATGAGACAAAGTACAAAAGCagcataaaaaagaaaacgctaAATCCTTGCTGGGATGAAAGTTCCATCATGGGTTTGCCTCGTTCAGGAGAAACATTAGATATTGTAAGATTCCAAGTTATCATAGAAAAAGATCTTTAGTATCGATtactaaaaaaataattcgctaCTAGactgattgataattttcctgTTTCAGATGCTATGGGACCACGATACTTTCGGGATGAAAGATTATCTCGGAAAAGTGTCGCTGACTCTGGACGATATCAGAAAACTATCCAGTAGCGATCAGTCCCATTGGTTCTTGCTGAAAGGAACCAAATCGGGATCCGTTGAGCTCAGGATTAAAGTTCTCTCTGAGGAATCTGAGGTAAGTAAAAAGTGAACTGCAACTGTCTTTCTTTCCCAATATTCTGTAATCAGGATTTGCTATTCCTCTTGCGTAGACACAAAGCACATATGCAGCCAGTACTGTAAGCGACTGTTCCGCACGACAAAATACAGAGCCAGATATTGCCCCATCCGTGGTTAGAAGACCATCTATGGAAAGATCCAGGATGAGATTGCATTTGGAGCCAGTGATTCCTCCACCACCTCCTCCACGCACAGTTACTCTGATCAAGCCCACAGTTAATCAAGTAGATAAAACCAGTCTGACCAGTAAAGAATCTGGCGATGCAAATAGTACGACCATCTCCTGGGCAGGACGAGATTCTAGCCTCATGATTAGCGACAACGTTGATGACAGCGTTGATGGTAGTAATAAAGATAAATTGAGCGAAAGAAGAGCTTCACATCACAGCTTAACACCTAGCCCTGACAATGGCTTTGGAAAGAAAGTACCACAGTATAACAGCTTTCGAGTAATGAAACAAAAGGTAAGAAGAAGTTTGAGAGGCGGAAAAAAGTTAGATATATTTCTATAAGCATACTTTAATTTCTAACAGGTAAAACGGGGACTGAAGCTTCGCAGATTTCGGTCGGAAGTTAATATCGAGGACAAGGGTGATGCGGGAAAAGGTGTTGCACTGAGTTTGGAGCCCAGAGGAGGTGGTGAAGCCGATGCCACAGAATTATTACAGAGCGTCGGACTTTCGCACGCAGTTTCCCAACCAGATATGCTTGGCAGGATAAGGCAGCCGAGTCCCAACATGCGGGGATCAAGAACGAGTGGTAAGTAATTCAAGAAACTGCTTTCACATTAAATTCagttcaaaaattctttcatttgaTAATTATAGATTTGAAAACGATAAACGGCACAAGAGAAAAGTATTCTGGTGTCGAAGGCAAAGTTCT from Athalia rosae chromosome 6, iyAthRosa1.1, whole genome shotgun sequence carries:
- the LOC105688859 gene encoding tricalbin-1-like isoform X5, whose amino-acid sequence is MQLLSSFMARHLKRGASLKKGRREGNGSSSPGDRHPPGYLVGSPSGTPHSPSGGLGSLGGVTTMNPDDLATPDDEFALAHGPAHKTQREVEAVRGVLYLGIALSIAWIVGAAGLSLAWLVLILALVGTIFKTRLSRLLQTALQHELARLRRRRALYKDETAEWLSLLINRWWRFSSASIFALAKERLEPILNEAKPGILGPLELRELTLGEQTPCITRVRALDYSGDDEGPAARPGLIKLSVEADLRLDCEQFRMLITTRLFGKGVGMDVDLAVEKLSLAGTVLATLTLNASAPFPHVTHLSLSFVEKPDVWFSVRVLRAVQMMEVPLVKTWIHAVVSDALASWIVDPGHLELDLRAQERPGPGLDCVPNDVPHGVLTVTLSQSNGAPGAATDEVRWLVVTIGDQRRVTPHLGPSWTEDVSFLVGSLENERINIKLKAKRLVSTITLAQFELALGVYNWENSTVVDSVLQQKKPSRSSANIPNINARLEYSSLPALEPDMPPPELPDESPHPSVTRKNSYRKQRAGILVVYIHSAEDLTNCDSFQCNPYCMLFQNRKKVKTTHYIRGTSSPRWEARTQFLVQDYTQVSLSFVICSWNVSKMADTDMLGLAMLSLSQGTRWIVKKELSLSGSSGSSTITVSVLFHPVRSVQQVVNSRRGSIAPPASDDEPKMKRNSLPWMQQAKMLLTHRDVDPASSDISSLLSTGSGLMEVTLLRAKDLVAKDLNGFSDPFCELRLNNETKYKSSIKKKTLNPCWDESSIMGLPRSGETLDIMLWDHDTFGMKDYLGKVSLTLDDIRKLSSSDQSHWFLLKGTKSGSVELRIKVLSEESETQSTYAASTVSDCSARQNTEPDIAPSVVRRPSMERSRMRLHLEPVIPPPPPPRTVTLIKPTVNQVDKTSLTSKESGDANSTTISWAGRDSSLMISDNVDDSVDGSNKDKLSERRASHHSLTPSPDNGFGKKVPQYNSFRVMKQKVKRGLKLRRFRSEVNIEDKGDAGKGVALSLEPRGGGEADATELLQSVGLSHAVSQPDMLGRIRQPSPNMRGSRTSDLKTINGTREKYSGVEGKVLQAQGLHVARIAQLYCRVKFQACTSPDKMMSSANGGKTLTKSRLLPAMPNPQFGVDFQIESDEVSRQSALIFEIRSASKDLLASRKITLHELLNGASAATNEVHTWLALNNGASLEIQIGHGKEMKSKSTKKLFRSWSVHRIGKI
- the LOC105688859 gene encoding tricalbin-1-like isoform X2; amino-acid sequence: MQLLSSFMARHLKRGASLKKGRREGNGSSSPGDRHPPGYLVGSPSGTPHSPSGGLGSLGGVTTMNPDDLATPDDEFALAHGPAHKTQREVEAVRGVLYLGIALSIAWIVGAAGLSLAWLVLILALVGTIFKTRLSRLLQTALQHELARLRRRRALYKDETAEWLSLLINRWWRFSSASIFALAKERLEPILNEAKPGILGPLELRELTLGEQTPCITRVRALDYSGDDEGPAARPGLIKLSVEADLRLDCEQFRMLITTRLFGKGSSKVGSSGNIDECVGMDVDLAVEKLSLAGTVLATLTLNASAPFPHVTHLSLSFVEKPDVWFSVRVLRAVQMMEVPLVKTWIHAVVSDALASWIVDPGHLELDLRAQERPGPGLDCVPNDVPHGVLTVTLSQSNGAPGAATDEVRWLVVTIGDQRRVTPHLGPSWTEDVSFLVGSLENERINIKLKAKRLVSTITLAQFELALGVYNWENSTVVDSVLQQKKPSRSSANIPNINARLEYSSLPALEPDMPPPELPDESPHPSVTRKNSYRKQRAGILVVYIHSAEDLTNCDSFQCNPYCMLFQNRKKVKTTHYIRGTSSPRWEARTQFLVQDYTQVSLSFVICSWNVSKMADTDMLGLAMLSLSQGTRWIVKKELSLSGSSGSSTITVSVLFHPVRSVQQVVNSRRGSIAPPASDDEPKMKRNSLPWMQQAKMLLTHRDVDPASSDISSLLSTGSGLMEVTLLRAKDLVAKDLNGFSDPFCELRLNNETKYKSSIKKKTLNPCWDESSIMGLPRSGETLDIMLWDHDTFGMKDYLGKVSLTLDDIRKLSSSDQSHWFLLKGTKSGSVELRIKVLSEESETQSTYAASTVSDCSARQNTEPDIAPSVVRRPSMERSRMRLHLEPVIPPPPPPRTVTLIKPTVNQVDKTSLTSKESGDANSTTISWAGRDSSLMISDNVDDSVDGSNKDKLSERRASHHSLTPSPDNGFGKKVPQYNSFRVMKQKVKRGLKLRRFRSEVNIEDKGDAGKGVALSLEPRGGGEADATELLQSVGLSHAVSQPDMLGRIRQPSPNMRGSRTSDLKTINGTREKYSGVEGKVLQAQGLHVARIAQLYCRVKFQACTSPDKMMSSANGGKTLTKSRLLPAMPNPQFGVDFQIESDEVSRQSALIFEIRSASKDLLASRKITLHELLNGASAATNEVHTWLALNNGASLEIQIGHGKEMKSKSTKKLFRSWSVHRIGKI
- the LOC105688859 gene encoding tricalbin-1-like isoform X1, yielding MQLLSSFMARHLKRGASLKKGRREGNGSSSPGDRHPPGYLVGSPSGTPHSPSGGLGSLGGVTTMNPDDLATPDDEFALAHGPAHKTQREVEAVRGVLYLGIALSIAWIVGAAGLSLAWLVLILALVGTIFKTRLSRLLQTALQHELARLRRRRALYKDETAEWLSLLINRWWRFSSASIFALAKERLEPILNEAKPGILGPLELRELTLGEQTPCITRVRALDYSGDDEGPAARPGLIKLSVEADLRLDCEQFRMLITTRLFGKGSSKVGSSGNIDECVGMDVDLAVEKLSLAGTVLATLTLNASAPFPHVTHLSLSFVEKPDVWFSVRVLRAVQMMEVPLVKTWIHAVVSDALASWIVDPGHLELDLRAQERPGPGLDCVPNDVPHGVLTVTLSQSNGAPVGAATDEVRWLVVTIGDQRRVTPHLGPSWTEDVSFLVGSLENERINIKLKAKRLVSTITLAQFELALGVYNWENSTVVDSVLQQKKPSRSSANIPNINARLEYSSLPALEPDMPPPELPDESPHPSVTRKNSYRKQRAGILVVYIHSAEDLTNCDSFQCNPYCMLFQNRKKVKTTHYIRGTSSPRWEARTQFLVQDYTQVSLSFVICSWNVSKMADTDMLGLAMLSLSQGTRWIVKKELSLSGSSGSSTITVSVLFHPVRSVQQVVNSRRGSIAPPASDDEPKMKRNSLPWMQQAKMLLTHRDVDPASSDISSLLSTGSGLMEVTLLRAKDLVAKDLNGFSDPFCELRLNNETKYKSSIKKKTLNPCWDESSIMGLPRSGETLDIMLWDHDTFGMKDYLGKVSLTLDDIRKLSSSDQSHWFLLKGTKSGSVELRIKVLSEESETQSTYAASTVSDCSARQNTEPDIAPSVVRRPSMERSRMRLHLEPVIPPPPPPRTVTLIKPTVNQVDKTSLTSKESGDANSTTISWAGRDSSLMISDNVDDSVDGSNKDKLSERRASHHSLTPSPDNGFGKKVPQYNSFRVMKQKVKRGLKLRRFRSEVNIEDKGDAGKGVALSLEPRGGGEADATELLQSVGLSHAVSQPDMLGRIRQPSPNMRGSRTSDLKTINGTREKYSGVEGKVLQAQGLHVARIAQLYCRVKFQACTSPDKMMSSANGGKTLTKSRLLPAMPNPQFGVDFQIESDEVSRQSALIFEIRSASKDLLASRKITLHELLNGASAATNEVHTWLALNNGASLEIQIGHGKEMKSKSTKKLFRSWSVHRIGKI
- the LOC105688859 gene encoding tricalbin-1-like isoform X6, with amino-acid sequence MNPDDLATPDDEFALAHGPAHKTQREVEAVRGVLYLGIALSIAWIVGAAGLSLAWLVLILALVGTIFKTRLSRLLQTALQHELARLRRRRALYKDETAEWLSLLINRWWRFSSASIFALAKERLEPILNEAKPGILGPLELRELTLGEQTPCITRVRALDYSGDDEGPAARPGLIKLSVEADLRLDCEQFRMLITTRLFGKGSSKVGSSGNIDECVGMDVDLAVEKLSLAGTVLATLTLNASAPFPHVTHLSLSFVEKPDVWFSVRVLRAVQMMEVPLVKTWIHAVVSDALASWIVDPGHLELDLRAQERPGPGLDCVPNDVPHGVLTVTLSQSNGAPVGAATDEVRWLVVTIGDQRRVTPHLGPSWTEDVSFLVGSLENERINIKLKAKRLVSTITLAQFELALGVYNWENSTVVDSVLQQKKPSRSSANIPNINARLEYSSLPALEPDMPPPELPDESPHPSVTRKNSYRKQRAGILVVYIHSAEDLTNCDSFQCNPYCMLFQNRKKVKTTHYIRGTSSPRWEARTQFLVQDYTQVSLSFVICSWNVSKMADTDMLGLAMLSLSQGTRWIVKKELSLSGSSGSSTITVSVLFHPVRSVQQVVNSRRGSIAPPASDDEPKMKRNSLPWMQQAKMLLTHRDVDPASSDISSLLSTGSGLMEVTLLRAKDLVAKDLNGFSDPFCELRLNNETKYKSSIKKKTLNPCWDESSIMGLPRSGETLDIMLWDHDTFGMKDYLGKVSLTLDDIRKLSSSDQSHWFLLKGTKSGSVELRIKVLSEESETQSTYAASTVSDCSARQNTEPDIAPSVVRRPSMERSRMRLHLEPVIPPPPPPRTVTLIKPTVNQVDKTSLTSKESGDANSTTISWAGRDSSLMISDNVDDSVDGSNKDKLSERRASHHSLTPSPDNGFGKKVPQYNSFRVMKQKVKRGLKLRRFRSEVNIEDKGDAGKGVALSLEPRGGGEADATELLQSVGLSHAVSQPDMLGRIRQPSPNMRGSRTSDLKTINGTREKYSGVEGKVLQAQGLHVARIAQLYCRVKFQACTSPDKMMSSANGGKTLTKSRLLPAMPNPQFGVDFQIESDEVSRQSALIFEIRSASKDLLASRKITLHELLNGASAATNEVHTWLALNNGASLEIQIGHGKEMKSKSTKKLFRSWSVHRIGKI
- the LOC105688859 gene encoding tricalbin-1-like isoform X3, whose amino-acid sequence is MQLLSSFMARHLKRGASLKKGRREGNGSSSPGDRHPPGYLVGSPSGTPHSPSGGLGSLGGVTTMNPDDLATPDDEFALAHGPAHKTQREVEAVRGVLYLGIALSIAWIVGAAGLSLAWLVLILALVGTIFKTRLSRLLQTALQHELARLRRRRALYKDETAEWLSLLINRWWRFSSASIFALAKERLEPILNEAKPGILGPLELRELTLGEQTPCITRVRALDYSGDDEGPAARPGLIKLSVEADLRLDCEQFRMLITTRLFGKGSSKVGSSGNIDECVGMDVDLAVEKLSLAGTVLATLTLNASAPFPHVTHLSLSFVEKPDVWFSVRVLRAVQMMEVPLVKTWIHAVVSDALASWIVDPGHLELDLRAQERPGPGLDCVPNDVPHGVLTVTLSQSNGAPVGAATDEVRWLVVTIGDQRRVTPHLGPSWTEDVSFLVGSLENERINIKLKAKRLVSTITLAQFELALGVYNWENSTVVDSVLQQKKPSRSSANIPNINARLEYSSLPALEPDMPPPELPDESPHPSGILVVYIHSAEDLTNCDSFQCNPYCMLFQNRKKVKTTHYIRGTSSPRWEARTQFLVQDYTQVSLSFVICSWNVSKMADTDMLGLAMLSLSQGTRWIVKKELSLSGSSGSSTITVSVLFHPVRSVQQVVNSRRGSIAPPASDDEPKMKRNSLPWMQQAKMLLTHRDVDPASSDISSLLSTGSGLMEVTLLRAKDLVAKDLNGFSDPFCELRLNNETKYKSSIKKKTLNPCWDESSIMGLPRSGETLDIMLWDHDTFGMKDYLGKVSLTLDDIRKLSSSDQSHWFLLKGTKSGSVELRIKVLSEESETQSTYAASTVSDCSARQNTEPDIAPSVVRRPSMERSRMRLHLEPVIPPPPPPRTVTLIKPTVNQVDKTSLTSKESGDANSTTISWAGRDSSLMISDNVDDSVDGSNKDKLSERRASHHSLTPSPDNGFGKKVPQYNSFRVMKQKVKRGLKLRRFRSEVNIEDKGDAGKGVALSLEPRGGGEADATELLQSVGLSHAVSQPDMLGRIRQPSPNMRGSRTSDLKTINGTREKYSGVEGKVLQAQGLHVARIAQLYCRVKFQACTSPDKMMSSANGGKTLTKSRLLPAMPNPQFGVDFQIESDEVSRQSALIFEIRSASKDLLASRKITLHELLNGASAATNEVHTWLALNNGASLEIQIGHGKEMKSKSTKKLFRSWSVHRIGKI
- the LOC105688859 gene encoding tricalbin-1-like isoform X4 — encoded protein: MQLLSSFMARHLKRGASLKKGRREGNGSSSPGDRHPPGYLVGSPSGTPHSPSGGLGSLGGVTTMNPDDLATPDDEFALAHGPAHKTQREVEAVRGVLYLGIALSIAWIVGAAGLSLAWLVLILALVGTIFKTRLSRLLQTALQHELARLRRRRALYKDETAEWLSLLINRWWRFSSASIFALAKERLEPILNEAKPGILGPLELRELTLGEQTPCITRVRALDYSGDDEGPAARPGLIKLSVEADLRLDCEQFRMLITTRLFGKGVGMDVDLAVEKLSLAGTVLATLTLNASAPFPHVTHLSLSFVEKPDVWFSVRVLRAVQMMEVPLVKTWIHAVVSDALASWIVDPGHLELDLRAQERPGPGLDCVPNDVPHGVLTVTLSQSNGAPVGAATDEVRWLVVTIGDQRRVTPHLGPSWTEDVSFLVGSLENERINIKLKAKRLVSTITLAQFELALGVYNWENSTVVDSVLQQKKPSRSSANIPNINARLEYSSLPALEPDMPPPELPDESPHPSVTRKNSYRKQRAGILVVYIHSAEDLTNCDSFQCNPYCMLFQNRKKVKTTHYIRGTSSPRWEARTQFLVQDYTQVSLSFVICSWNVSKMADTDMLGLAMLSLSQGTRWIVKKELSLSGSSGSSTITVSVLFHPVRSVQQVVNSRRGSIAPPASDDEPKMKRNSLPWMQQAKMLLTHRDVDPASSDISSLLSTGSGLMEVTLLRAKDLVAKDLNGFSDPFCELRLNNETKYKSSIKKKTLNPCWDESSIMGLPRSGETLDIMLWDHDTFGMKDYLGKVSLTLDDIRKLSSSDQSHWFLLKGTKSGSVELRIKVLSEESETQSTYAASTVSDCSARQNTEPDIAPSVVRRPSMERSRMRLHLEPVIPPPPPPRTVTLIKPTVNQVDKTSLTSKESGDANSTTISWAGRDSSLMISDNVDDSVDGSNKDKLSERRASHHSLTPSPDNGFGKKVPQYNSFRVMKQKVKRGLKLRRFRSEVNIEDKGDAGKGVALSLEPRGGGEADATELLQSVGLSHAVSQPDMLGRIRQPSPNMRGSRTSDLKTINGTREKYSGVEGKVLQAQGLHVARIAQLYCRVKFQACTSPDKMMSSANGGKTLTKSRLLPAMPNPQFGVDFQIESDEVSRQSALIFEIRSASKDLLASRKITLHELLNGASAATNEVHTWLALNNGASLEIQIGHGKEMKSKSTKKLFRSWSVHRIGKI